The Musa acuminata AAA Group cultivar baxijiao chromosome BXJ3-6, Cavendish_Baxijiao_AAA, whole genome shotgun sequence region TGCAACCTTTATTTGCTGAACTGTGGTGCCGATCAAGTGATTCACGGTCATTACTGATTCCATGTTGAGTTTGGCGGACGGCAAGCTGCTCAAGTGTATTTGGTACGCGACAGTCACCAGCGAGCCAGATGAGCCGACCATCGGAGTCGAGCTGGACGATGCTCCTTGTCCCCCGGCAGATCGCCCGTCCGGTAGTATGGCGAAGCCCGACGGCAACAGCGGAACGTAGGATGGATCCTCGCCGCTCATGACGATGTTGATGGCCGGTAGGTCGATGGGGGAGTAGACCACCACCGACCCTGACGCGTCGGTACAGCACTCCTGGAGTAACAACATGGTGTTCTGGGAAGAACTGAGCCCCTGTTCATTCACAAGTAAACCCTATTTACGAGAGTTCCAAGGCGAGGAAGATGAATGCACGAGAGAAAGAAAGCATACACGAAGAAGAGAGATGCAATTCCCCGGATGAGATCCATTCGTGATGTGAGCCACCTCTTGTAGCGTGTTGCCATTTGATAGAATGTGCCACTGATTAATGACAACAATAACATACCCAAAGTAAGAAAGAGAGCAATCGAGATCGAAGTAGACATCTCAAGAAGCTGCATGGGCACCTGAGTGCGAGTTCGCTCGTCCTTGAACAAGCTGAAGACCCGCTCAGCTGACACGGGCAGCCATATTGAGGTTGCGGCACAGAGGACGACGCCGCTGGGCGGGCCAGCATCTGAGGTTTTCTGAAGCACAACCCTGACGCCGACGTCGTTCGACCCCGACAGGTTCGTCCATTTCTGATCGCTCGATGCACCAACGTTGGCACAGAAGTTGTTCACCATCCTCTGAGCAAGCTTCATCATGCTCCTCTTACCATCGGGGGAAGAAACCACTGCATTCCGCAATACGAATCATAGTCGTCGAACGATCAGCAACTCAACTACTAGGTGTAAAACCTTGAAGCAAAACCAAGCCTTACCTCCGAGGTCTCTGCCCGGGAGACCAGCGACGTTTGAGCAGGCAAACCTCTCGCACATTCTACGGAGGGTGGTGATCCAGCGCTGTGCTCCAAATGCCGTCCCGCTGTTGATTAGATCCTTGAACAGGACGTGGGGTTGATCATTTGCATCGATTTCCATGTGTTCGACCCAAGTAATCTACAATCAAAATCATCGATGTGATTCTGCCAAAAGGTAGATAAAGGAGCAGAAGCACAAAATCCATATATCAATCACCTTGGAATAGCCATCGGGCGTTTCTTCGATCAAGCAGCCTGAAGGAAGCCTCCTTGATCGGGGAGAAAGGCCGAGCTGGTTGTCTCTTGGATAGTCCACCGAGACATCGGCCACAACCCACATACCCGATTCGATCTGCTGGCAATACCGCAGAAAGCAGAACTCGCGCGTAGGAACAAGAGGTGAGAGAACTTGCAGCTCCTCGTACATCTGCATGCACATGCATTTGCGTGTATTAGAATCATCGAAGGGGTACTGTGAGTGGATTAAACCAAAAAAGGGATCGAGAGCTGTCGTTACCAACACCAAAGAGCCGCTTCTGCTGCTGGCCGTCCCGGCTGCGAGGACCTCGATGGTCCTCGCCTTGGCAACAATGCTGGAAAAAAGCTCCGCCCACTTGCTCGCATCCATGAACATGTCGATCAATGTCGTAGCATTCATGGCGACAGGAGCCGAGTCCCTCGACGTCTCAGTTCGAGTGTGTGGGAACCTGAGATGCTGGCCTGACCTCTGGAACATCCTGTCGTAGATTTCAAGCTGAAGTCTGTCCCTGCCATCACTTCCGGACTTCACCCACAGGGGTTGGTCGGTCTGCACAAGCCTGAGAACTTCCTCCACTGCACCAGTGGCCATCTCCACCATGAGAGGTTTCTCAAGCTCGGAAACGGCTGGGGTGTATGGGTACGGGAAAGCAGAAGAACAATTCCGGCGCAGGAGATCAAGATCGAGGGTAGGGTTCACCTCTGGACCACTGTAAACCCCAACTGATAAGTCCAATGATGAAACAGAGACTGGCTGCACTGGGGGAAGCTGGGTGACAGGCCTTCCAAGGTATTTTGATGCAAGACTCGAGACATGATCAAGCTGCAAGGCGGGCATTAACATGAAGAATTCGGAAGAAGCATCATAGTCTTGTATTAAACAATCATGTGCAGGCATGTTTATGTAATCTATCATCGAATCCGATTGATGCAGACTGCCTTTTTAAATCAAGTGCAAACTTCAATCGATCAATACAAAACAATGTTCTGTTTCCTCCATGCTGAAGTAgccaaaaaaaaaatgcatatgaAATGGGATGACCAACTAAACAACCAAGCAGATGGTGTCAATCGAGGCTTCATCCATCATGACAAAAGCACACTGGTTTGAGTTTTCTTATCAATATCAACCAAGCACTAAGATGAGAACAGATGACCAAGTAGGCTGATGGCTTTGCTTTCTCCTGGCTGGAGATGGATCTACCTTTGTTCTAGTATCAAACAGTGGAACCATTGTTCTTCTGAAGAGATATCTCAAGTGCATACAAGCCAAATAGCAGGGTGGAGGTAACTAAAAGGAAAGATAGATTGAGCGTACCTCTTCCTTCAACCTTGCGTTCTCCATCCGCAGCTTCTGATCGTCGAAGTAGGAGTCCTCATGGGTGGGAGGGCCGCCACAGGAGGGGCAGATGACGCTCTTGAGAGCCTCCATCATGGCGATGTTCTCGGCCCGGATCTTGTCGTTCTCGGCACGCAGCACGCAGTTGTCCGCCCTATCGTGTTGCGCCTGGGAAGAGCAGCAGGGTCGATCAGACGAGGCAGAGGTGGCTCCTCTTCGGACCCACGCGCAAAACAAGACCAATCCTTCCACCAACAACACTagagaaaagaggaaagagagcAAGGGAGGAGCAGTGCTTGCCTTCATCTGCGTCCTCCGATTCTGGAACCAGAACTTGATCTGTCGCGGCTCCAGCGCCAGATCCCGGCTCAGCTGCATCCTCTGCTTCTCGTCCGGGTGCGGACAAACCTTGAACATCCTAAACAACAAGCTCAGACAAACCCGTCAGATACAAGCCGCCATGATGAGCCTCAAAGCAGGGAAGAAAACAACACAACGACCAGTACAGatatacgagagagagagagagagagagtgagagagagagaacatacGATTCAAGCTCTTGAATCTGCCTCGGGGTGTGCCGGTGGTACCGCTTCTTCCTCCCCTTGGCATCGGGGACGTCCTGTTCGTCGCCGGAATCCATCGAGCCCAACTTCCAACTTCTACTTGCTCTAAACTACTACCATCCGCTAAAGAAGCAGCCAGTTCATGCAAGTCGGCGTCTTTCTTCTCTGCTTCGCTCTGTTCCCCTGTTCAcgccctcttctctctctctctctctctctctctctctctctctctgttctccCGATGCTTCGTCCTTAAAGGTGGCGCCTTTCCTCTCTGCTTCGgctgctctctctctcacacaaacACACACTTTATGGTGCTTGTCCGGGTGAAGGGATCGGGCGAGAGGCAAATGAGGAAACTGGCGGTGCGCGCACCAAAGACACCGGCAGCAATCCGGGCGGATTCGACCCCTCCCTCCCCCCTTAATGAAGA contains the following coding sequences:
- the LOC135640119 gene encoding homeobox-leucine zipper protein ROC8-like; this translates as MDSGDEQDVPDAKGRKKRYHRHTPRQIQELESMFKVCPHPDEKQRMQLSRDLALEPRQIKFWFQNRRTQMKAQHDRADNCVLRAENDKIRAENIAMMEALKSVICPSCGGPPTHEDSYFDDQKLRMENARLKEELDHVSSLASKYLGRPVTQLPPVQPVSVSSLDLSVGVYSGPEVNPTLDLDLLRRNCSSAFPYPYTPAVSELEKPLMVEMATGAVEEVLRLVQTDQPLWVKSGSDGRDRLQLEIYDRMFQRSGQHLRFPHTRTETSRDSAPVAMNATTLIDMFMDASKWAELFSSIVAKARTIEVLAAGTASSRSGSLVLMYEELQVLSPLVPTREFCFLRYCQQIESGMWVVADVSVDYPRDNQLGLSPRSRRLPSGCLIEETPDGYSKITWVEHMEIDANDQPHVLFKDLINSGTAFGAQRWITTLRRMCERFACSNVAGLPGRDLGVVSSPDGKRSMMKLAQRMVNNFCANVGASSDQKWTNLSGSNDVGVRVVLQKTSDAGPPSGVVLCAATSIWLPVSAERVFSLFKDERTRTQWHILSNGNTLQEVAHITNGSHPGNCISLLRGLSSSQNTMLLLQECCTDASGSVVVYSPIDLPAINIVMSGEDPSYVPLLPSGFAILPDGRSAGGQGASSSSTPMVGSSGSLVTVAYQIHLSSLPSAKLNMESVMTVNHLIGTTVQQIKVALNCADA